The Chrysiogenia bacterium DNA segment ATCTCGCAGAGCTCGCGCGTGGCGACGCTCGTCCAGACCGGTCCCTTGAAGCCCCGGCGCATGAGCAGCGGGATGTAGCCGCTGTGGTCGAGGTGCGCGTGGGTGAGCACGATTGCGTCGATGTGTCTCCCGTCGATGGGAAGCGGCGACCAGTTGCGAAGACGAAGCTGCTTGTAGCCCTGGAAAAGCCCGCAATCGAGCAGAATGTTGCGCCCGCCGGCCTCCACCAGATACTTCGACCCTGTAACCGTTCCGACTGCGCCCAAAAAAGTTATTTTCATCATGGTGCCATTCTCGCCCGTTCTCCCCCTTCATACCCCCGATTGGAGCGCCATGCGAGGGCCGGAGACAGCCTGTTGCGCAGTGCGGCATTTTTCTGGCATCCTGTGGCCGCCGTATGCACCGGGCTTCTCCCGGGCGTAACGGAGGGACACATGAATCCACACCGCGAACTCTACAATTCCCACTGGACTCCTGAACTGGCGAAGGTCATCGCTGAGTCGCCACCCACCGACAAGCTCGTTGCCGGAGTGATGGTCGAGGACTGGGAAGGTGCCGAGCGCCTTGCCGCCGGAGAGCCCGCCACCGGCGAGATGATCTTCGATCACGTCGGCCTGCGCGGCCCTCCCGGGCGCCTGCACGGCGGGCTGCACTGCCTGATCCGTACCATCGCGATCTTGAGGCACATTCCCCGCAATGCGGGCATCGAACTCTTCCCCTGCGCGATCAACGTGGGCCTTGGCGCGGCGCTGCCGCTGGGCAAATCCGTGCCCTTCGAGGCGCGCTTTCACAACACCGATGACGGCTGGTGGTTCACCTCCCGCTTCAACGAGACCGACCGCCTGCAGGCCGCTGCCTGGAGCATCGGCGAGGACCAGATTCTCGCGCCCGAGGCGCTTGCAAGGTGGAAGAGCCGCTTTGAGAAAGCACACGAAAGCGAGCAAAAGAAAGTACTGCGCACGGTAGGACTTCCCTACTTCGGAACCGACGAGCTTTGCTGGTGCGCCACCAACAAGCCCGCATCCGAGGGCGGCACGGCCTATGAGGCCATGCACCGCTTCGTCGCACGCGAGGGCTTCTACGGGCCCAGCCTGATTTGCATGTATCTCGACAACGCCGGGGCCCTTACCCGCGCGGCCTACGACACCATGACCCCGCATTTCACCACGCGCGTGAGCCTCAAGATCGCGCAGCCCTACATTCCCTCCAGCGAGCGGCTGCTCTTCCTGGGCGACCGCGCCGGGCGGGTGCCGGCCCGGTTTTCCAGAGCCAGACCGATTACGCTGGCCGGCAAGGAAGAAGGTACTGAGACTTCCGAAGTCCTCATGGTCAATGAGGACTTCTCGAAGGTCTATGCCCATGGCTGGGTCGACACTCATCCCATCGACATCAAGCGCCTGGCAGCGGAACTCCCGCACGAGTAAACCATGAAGAAACTGCTCGCAATCCTGACCCTCGTCTTTGTGACCGCCTGCAGCGTGGAGCTGCCCAAACCCGCCGGCAAGTTCGTCGATGTGGACGACCTGCAGATCCACTACACGCGGGCCGGCAGCGGCGAGCGCAACGTCGTACTGGTTCACGGCTTTGGTTCGGGATCGTTTACCTGGGAGGGCATTCAGGAGCGCGTGCCCGAGGGCTACACCGCCTGGGCGCTCGACCTGCCGGGCTTTGGTTTCTCTGAAAAGCCCGAGAACCTCGACTACGGCCTGCCGCGCTTTGCGGAAACGGTCACGAGCTTCATCAGGCAGGAGATCGGCCGGCCCGTCGTGCTGGCGGGTAACTCGATGGGCGGGGCCACCACCATCTGGGCCGCCGCCAACTATCCCGAGTGGATCGCCGGAGCAGTGCCCATCGATGCCGCGGGTGCGAAGCTTCCCGACGAGGGAATGCCACCGGTCTTTCACATCCTGCGGGTACCGGTCCTCGGCCCGGCCCTGTTCAACGTTCCCCAGCGCTTCGCCACGGCCATG contains these protein-coding regions:
- a CDS encoding MBL fold metallo-hydrolase, with protein sequence MKITFLGAVGTVTGSKYLVEAGGRNILLDCGLFQGYKQLRLRNWSPLPIDGRHIDAIVLTHAHLDHSGYIPLLMRRGFKGPVWTSVATRELCE
- a CDS encoding alpha/beta hydrolase, which encodes MKKLLAILTLVFVTACSVELPKPAGKFVDVDDLQIHYTRAGSGERNVVLVHGFGSGSFTWEGIQERVPEGYTAWALDLPGFGFSEKPENLDYGLPRFAETVTSFIRQEIGRPVVLAGNSMGGATTIWAAANYPEWIAGAVPIDAAGAKLPDEGMPPVFHILRVPVLGPALFNVPQRFATAMTIRQIYGHKDRVSEELIDYYYGLSRLPGAANSWRLSLLDLVDKTEGGAVLDEMPKIKQDVLLMLGGKDPWISRDAMRQFQEKMPQAELKVYEDLGHVPMEEDPARVAPDLYGFADGIFAKARKLGDETAALAAAKNP